Within the Polaribacter pectinis genome, the region TTCGATAAAATTTGGAAAGTAAAAGAAAACCCTAACACAAACGGATTTATAAAGATGATAATAGATCGCCTAAAAAGCTTTGGTTTTATTTTAATTATAGGTTTTTTATTGTTGATTAGTTTCGTTTTAACAGCATTAATTAGTGCATTTAGCAGGAGAATAGAAGTATTTGTGCCAGATAATTTGTTTGAATATATCTATGTTGTAGATTTTCTAATGTCCATCTTATTCATTTACATTTTATTTGCTGCGATGTTTAAATATTTACCAAGTAAAAAAGTACGTTGGCGAGCTGTAAAAGTAGGAGCAGGTTTAACTGCCATATTATTTGTGGTAGGTAAATATTTATTAGCTTGGTACTTTAGTGAAATGGATCCAGGTTCTACTTATGGTGCTGCTGGTTCTGTAATTTTGATTATGTTATGGGTTTCTTATTCGAGTTTAATTCTCTTTTTTGGAGCGCATTTTACAAAAGTGTATGCAGATACCTATTTGAACAATAATGATGAAATAATTATTAAAGAATAAAATTATTCAGCTTCTACATTTGGCAATTTATAACTCATAAATGCGCCCAAAATTCCAAATATTGATAAAACCAATAATACCAATTCTACAGAAAAAAGTGATGCTAAAGCACTAATTCCACCAGTTACTAATAAAATTAAACCAATTATGGTGTTACTTACAGCTACATAATCTGTTCTTTTGTTTCCTTCTGCCATATTTACAACGTATGTTTTTCTTCCTAAACGAACGCCACTATGTGCAATTCCTAAAATGAAAAAAGCGACTGGATACAACCAAAATACTTTCGAAAAGTCTACAAATACTTCAATAATTATAAACATTACAATTCCTAAAATTGATGCAATTATCGTTGCAAAAGACATAACATTTTTACTCGATATATCTGCCATTCTTCCCCAAACTGGAGCACTTAAGATTGATGCAACTCCATTTGCGATAATAAATAAACCTAACAAATAGCTTTCTTTTCCAATATTTTCTTGTGCCAATAATACATAAAAAGGAGCAGTTAAAGCCGAACATAATAATAGCGAACGTGCAATAATAAAGTTTCTAAAATGAGTATCTTTTTTTACAATTTTTATTCTTTGTAAAACTTCTTTCCAAGTATCTTTATTTTCTTCAACTTCGCTTTTAGGTTCTTTAATTTTTGAATAAATAAATGCTGAAATCAGCCACATAGAACTCGCAAAAACTAAAATTCCACTGTAGAATAGGAGAGAAGCATCGCTTTTAGATTTATACATCATAAATAAACCAGTCAATAAAACTAAAATTCCGGATACAGAGACTGTATATCCTTTTAATTTTCCACGCCTATCTTTAGGGATTGTTTTTCCTAAAACATCTTTAGAACTTACAGAACATAAACTTCTTGAAAGACTAAAAATTATCAGAAATAAAATAATTAAACCCCCTGCAAAAACACCTTCAAAAAAGTAAGCTATTAAACCAATTGCTAAAATTGAAGCAAATTGAAAAATAGACCCAGAAACATAAATCCATTTTCTTTTTGCTTTGGTTTTAATATAACTCGCTAAAAATATTTGAGGTAACATAGAGCCAGATTCTCTAATAGGCACAATAAAACTAATCATATAAACTGGTGCGTTTATATAATTCATAATCCAAGCCAATACTGTTTTTGGGTTGCTTAAAGTGTCTCCCAATTTTGTAAAAATGCTACTTATTAAAAGTAAAAAGTAGTTTCTTGGCAAATGCTCGTCAACATTTTTATCATCAGTATTAAAAAAAAAATAGACTTTTTCTGAAACGGATTTTTTCATAGCACAAAATTAGTACTATAAAACCATTCTTAAAAGTCTATTTTTAAATGTTGATGTGTTATTTGTTAGTTTTTAATCAATCCAAATTGATTTTGTATTTACAAATTCACGAATTCCGTAACTTGATAATTCTCTACCATAACCAGAATTTTTAATTCCACCAAAAGGTAATCTTGGATCTGAAGCCACCAATTTATTTACAAAACTATTTCCTGCTTCTAATTGTAGAGCCACTTTTTCTCCTCTTTTAGAATCTCCTGTAATTACACCAGAACCCAAACCAAAAGTGGAATTATTTGCTAATTCAATTGCTTCTTCTTCTGTTTTTGCTTTAATTACAGAAGCAACTGGACCAAAAAGTTCTTCATCAAAACCAGTCATTCCAGCTTTTAAATCCGCTAAAATTGTTGCAGGATAATACGCGCCTTTTCTATCTGGAATTTTACCACCTAAAACCAATTTACCACCTTGTTTTATTGTTTTTTCTACTTGTTCATGCAATTCATCTCGCAAATCTACTCTTGCCATTGGTCCATAATAAACATCTTCGTTGGTAGGTTCTCCCATTTTTGCATCTTTCATTTTTTTGGTGAAGAGTTTTAGAAAATCATCATAGATTTCTTCTAAAACAATAAAACGTTTTGCGGCGATGCAAGTTTGTCCGTTATTTTGCAAACGTCCATAAGTAGCTAAATCCGTCGCTTTTTCTAAATCTGCATCTTCCAAAATGATGTATGCATCACTTCCTCCTAATTCTAAAACGGTTTTCTTTAAATTTTCTCCAGCAATTTTTGCAACAGAACGTCCTGCAGGTTCACTTCCTGTCAATGTAACTGCTACAATATTTTTATCTTCAATAACTGCTTTAATGTCTTTAGATTCTAAATTTAAGTTGGTAAAAACTCCATTAGGAAAACCTGCTTTTTTAAATGCATCTTCCAAAGCAAAAGCACAACCTTGTACATTAGATGCATGTTTTAGAACGCCAGTATTACCAGTCATAACTGCTGGTGCAGCAAAACGAATTACCTGATAAAATGGAAAGTTCCAAGGCATTACAGCCAAAGTAACTCCTAAAGGTTGAAAAGTAACATAACTTTTTTTAGCTTCAGTTTTTATAACTTCATCTGCTAATAATTCTTCAATATTATCAGCATAATATCTACATATTTTTGCACATTTTTCTATTTCTGCACGAGATTGTTTAATTATTTTACCCATTTCCTGGGTTGCTAATTGAGCATATTCTTCTATGTTTTCTTCAAAAATTGTCGCTAATTTGTTCATTAATTTAGAACGCTCTTCAAAACTTGTTTTTTTCCAAGTTTGGTAAGCTTCATTCGCTTTTGCTACTTTTTCTTTCGCTTCTTTTGGAGAAATTCTTTCATAACTTTTTATTTCTTCTTCTGTTGCAGGATTTATAGTTGTTGTCTTTTTCATTTTTTTATTTTTTCGAATTTTCTTTCAATAATACATTCAATATTTTATGATTTAGCGAATAATCTACTGCTAAATCTATTATATGAATTCCTTTTAAATCTAATGTTTTTGCTAATATTTCTTCAAAATCTTTAATGGATGTTGGTCTGTACCCAAAAGCACCAAAGCTTTCAGCATATTTTACAAAATCGGGGTTTTTATATTCCAAACCAAACTTTGGGAATCCTTCTCCTTCTTGTTTCCACTCAATCATTCCATAGGCATTATCATTTAAAATAATAATTACCAAATCTAATTTCATACGAATTGCGGTTTCCAATTCTTGTGAATTCATCATAAAACCACCATCTCCATTTACTGAAATTACTTTTTTATCTGGATTTAGTTTTTTAGCCATCATCGCAGAAGGAAAACCTGCGCCCATTGTTGCCAAAGCATTGTCTAAAATTAAAGTATTTTGAGCATAGGCAGGAAAATTACGCGCAAACCAAATTTTATAAATTCCGTTGTCTAAAGTTACAATTCCATCTTCTGGTAAAATATCTCTGGTAATTTTTACCAATCTTTGAGGTAAAATTGGGAAACGATTGTCTTCTTCATATTTTGCTAAATGATTAGAAACATTTTCCTTCACTTTCAAGTAAAAGTCATTGTTCCATTTTTTTGAATTGTCTTTTAATTGACTTGTTAATTCTTTAATTGTTGAGGCAATATCTCCAATAACATTCAATTGTGGGAAATAAACTTCATTAATTTCAGCTGCAAAAAAGTTGATATGAATCACTTTTCGTTCATCATCAGCATTCATTATAAATGGTGGTTTTTCAATAGAATCGTGACCAACATTAATAATTAAATCGGCATTTTCAATCGCTTCATGAATAAAATCATTCGAAGAAAGTGCAGCTGTACCTATATATAAAGGATTTCTTTCATCAATAATTCCTTTTCCCATTTGTGTATTAAAAAATGGGATTTTTAAAGTTTTTACAAAATCAGTAAGTGCCTCAGAAGCTCTTTTTCTATTTGCACCAGCACCAATTAATAAAAGTGGTTTTTTTGCTGCAATAATCATTTTACAAGCATCTAAAACCGAATCTTTATTTGCAGATGGAATTTTTATATTTTCAACATTAAAAAAATGAGGTTTTTCTACTTCTTCTTTGGCAACATCTTCTGGAATCTCTAAATGAACAGCTCCAGGTCTTTCTTCTTGAGAACGCCTGAAAGCTTCTCTAATAATAGCTCCAGAATTTTTTCCATAGGTAATTTGTTTGGTGAATTTTGTGAGTGGTTGCATCATTTCTACCACATCTAAAATTTGAAACTTTCCTTGTTTACTCTCTTTAATAGGTTTCTGACCTGTAAGTATAACCATTGGCATTGCACCTAATTGTGCATACGCAGTTGGCGTAACTAAATTTGTGGCTCCAGGACCTAAAGTGGACATGCAAACTCCAGGTTTTCCTGTGAGTCGTCCATAAGTTGCTGCCATAAAACCTGCACCTTGTTCGTGTCTTGTTATTATAATCTCAATTTTATCGGATTTTCTGATGGATTCTAAAACGTCTAAATTTTCTTCTCCAGGCAATCCAAAAATATATTCTACACCTTCATTTTCTAATGCTTGAATAATTATATCGGAAGTTTTCATGTTTTTCTATAGCTTTTTTTTACAGATGAAATTTGTTCATCATTTCTTCGAAAATAAGAATAAAATAGTTGTTAATATTCATCATCAACCTTAAGAATCTGTTAATTTTAAAGGGATTGTGTTATAAAGTGTTAATTTTTGGAATGAGTCCAAATCGATTTCAAAAGAGCCAATAATCACCTTTTTTAATTCCTATTTTCGTGGAAATTCATAAAAAATAAAAATAGATGTCAGAGAAAATAAAAGCATATGGAACTGAAGCTGCAGATAAAGATTTGCAACAAATGGAAATTGAAAGAAGAGCAATTTTAAAGAATGATGTAAAAATCGATATTTTATATTGTGGAGTCTGTCATAGTGATATTCATGCAGCAAAAAACGATTGGGGAAATGCAAATTATCCTTTAGTTCCTGGTCATGAAATTATTGGAAAAGTAATTGAAGTTGGTGCTGAAGTCAAAAATTATAAAGAAGGAGATTTAGTTGGAGTAGGATGTATGGTTGATTCTTGCAAAGAATGTGGTGCTTGTGAAGACGATTTAGAACAATTCTGTGAAAATGGAATGGTTGGAACGTATAATGGAAAGGACAAACATTCTGGAGATAGAACTTTTGGAGGATATTCAACATCCATTGTTGTAAGAGAAGAATTTGTTTTAAAAGTTCCAACGAATTTAGATACAAAAGCAGTTGCACCATTATTATGTGCAGGAATTACTACATTTTCACCATTAAATCATTGGAAAATTAAAAAAGGAGATAAAGTTGGTATCATTGGTTTAGGTGGACTTGGACATATGGGAATTAAATTCGCAAGTGCAATGGGTGCAGAAACGTATATGATTACAACTTCCGAAGGAAAAGCAGAAGACGCTAAAAAATTAGGAGCAGATGATGTAATTATTTCAAAAAATAAAGATGAAATGAAAAAACATGCAGGAAGTTTCGATTTTCTGTTGAATACTGTTCCTGTAAAACACGATATCAATCCGTATTTACAAATTTTAAAAAGAGATTCCACAATGGTTATGGTTGGCGCAATAGAGCCTTTGGAACCAATGAATGGTGGAAATTTAATTATGGGAAGAAAAAGAGTTGCAGGATCTCTAATTGGCGGAATTAAAGAAACGCAAGAAATGTTAGATTTCTGCGGAGAACATAATATCACATCAGAAATTGAAATGATTGACATGCAAGATATCAACAAAGCGTTTGAAAGAGTTACAAATAACGATGTAAAATATCGATTTGTAATTGATATGAAAACATTAAAAGAAGCATAGAGAGAGAATATATATTAATAAAAAACAGAAAAAGATGATAAAACCAAGAGAAAAAGCACCTAATTTAGAAATAAATTTAGTGAACGATACAAAGTGGAGTCTACAAGATCAAACTCCAGAAAACTTTACAATGCTTGTTTTTTATAGAGGAAAACATTGTCCTGTTTGTAAAAAACAATTAGAAGAACTTCAAAAGAAAAAAGACGAGTTTACAGAAAGAGGCGTAAATCTAATTGCAATAAGTTCAGATACTGAAGAAGTAGCCAAAGAAACGTATAAAGAATGGGATATTGAAGATATTCCTGTTGGATATGATTTTCCTATTGAAGAAGCCAGGAAATGGGGTTTATTTATTTCTGAAGGAATTAAAAATGAACCCAAACATTTTACAGAACCAGGTTTGTTTTTAATTCATAAAGACGGAACTGTCTATTGGGAATCTATACAATCGATGCCTTTTGGAAGATCTCCTTTGAGAGAAGTTTTAGGCGGAATCGATTATATTTTAAAAGAAGGATATCCTGCAAGAGGAGAAGCGTAAATTATTAACTTAAATAAGAAAAAATATGGACATTAAATTTGAATACCATGAAATTACAGCAAGCGAACGTTTAGAAGCTTTTACAACAGAAAAACTAAATCATATGTATAAGAAATATGATTTTCTAATAAGAGCAGATGTGTTTTTTAAACAAGAAAATACATCTTCAGAAGAAACAGGAAAAATTTGCGGAATTAGAGTAAGTTTACCTGGGCCAAGATTATTTGCAGAATCAAGTAACGATAATTTTGAGTCGTCAGTTAGTGAAGCAATTCGTGAATTAGACGTACAATTAAGAAAGAAAAAAGATAAAATGAAGGCTTATTAAAAAAGTTTTCGAGTAATAAAGTTGAAAACCTTCCAATTTGGGAGGTTTTTATGTATTTAAAAGATAAGAATTATATAGTTATTTACTTGACAGTTCGTTGATTGATACATAAATACCCAAAAGTCAGTGAGGATTACGTAATAATTTGAAAATAAATCAATTAATAGGTTGTAAGTCTAAAATATGGAGTCATCTTTGTGGCTTAATAAATATAATAACAATATTATGAGTAAAGGTACAGTAAAGTTTTTCAATGAAACTAAAGGTTTTGGATTTATCACTGAAGAAGGAGTTGAAAAAGATCATTTCGTACATGTTTCTGGTTTAGTAGACGAGATTCGTGAAGGAGATGCAGTAGAATTTGATTTACAAGAAGGTAACAAAGGTTTAAACGCAGTAAACGTAAAAGTTATCTAATAACATATACTTTCAAGTTTAAAAGAAAGCTCATCAATTTTGATGAGCTTTTTTTATGTTTTTTTTGAATTAAAAATGCAGTAAAGAAAAAACCATATCAACAAAAAGTGTCGTTATCTTTGCACAAAATAATTTTACATGTCAAAACATTTTTCCGATTTAGGAATCCATCAACAATTACAACAAAGTTTAACAGATTTACAGATTTCTGTACCTACAGATATTCAGCAAAAAGTAATACCTGTAATCTTAAATCAGCATGAAGATGTAGTTGCAATGGCAAAAACTGGAACAGGTAAAACTGCTTCTTTTGGCTTGCCATTATTGCAATTAATTGACACAAAAAAAGAAGATATTCAGGCAATTATTTTAGCGCTAACAAGAGAATTGGGGCAACAAATTCATAATAATTTAGAATCTTTTGCAAAACACAGTCCAGATATTTCTATTGCTGTTGTTTGTGGAGGAATCCCTATCAAACCACAAATAGATCGCTTAAAAAAGAAAACACATATTGTAGTGGCAACTCCAGGACGTTTGGCGGATTTGGTAAAACGTGAAGCCATCAACATAAAAAATATTTCTTACTTTATTTTAGATGAAGCAGATGAAATGGTAAGTGCTTTAAAAGAAGGTTTGGATGCCATTATTGCTGAAATTCCGAAGAAAAGAAGAACTTTCTTATTTACAGCAACAATGCCTGGTGCTATTAGACAATTGGTAAATAACTATATGTCTAAAGAAGTTGTTACCATTGAAGCTGATATGAAAACTGTTGGTCATCAAGGAATTGACCATCAATATGTAGTTGTAGAACCCATTGAAAAATTAGAAGTTTTATTACATTTCTTAAATTCTAAAGAAGGCCAAAGAGGAATTATTTTTTGTAAAACAAAAGCTGCAGTTAATAAATTAGCAAAAAATTTGGCAATCAATAAATTTTCATCTGGCGCAATTCATGGAAGTTTAACTCAAGGAATTCGAGACAGAATTATGGGGCAATTTAGAGAAGGACACATAGATATTTTAGTGGCAACAGATTTGGCAGCTAGAGGAATTGATGTAAAAGAGATTTCTTATGTGGTGAATTATCATTTGCCAGACACTTATGATGCGTATGTGCACAGAAGTGGAAGAACAGCAAGAGCAGGAGCAAAGGGACTTTCTTTAACTATTTTACAGCAAGAAGAAGTTGTGGATATCGCAGATTTTGAAAAGGAATTAGGAATTTCATTTTCGAGATATGAAAAAGCAGATGCACAATCTATAGAAGAAAATAATGGCTTGTTGTGGGCAAAAAAAATATTTAAAACAAAACCCAATAAAACAGTTTCTGAAGATTTTAAATCTCAAATAAAAACCATATTTCATCATTTAACAAAAGAAGAATTGGTAGATAAGATTTTGGCAAATTATTTGGCACAAACTACTTCAAATACTCCAAAAACAGAAGAAGTTAAAAAGAAGAAGAAGAGATAAAAGCCCATCCTAGCCTTCCCAAAGGGAAGGAACACTCTTGTGATACTTATTGTTTTTATAGATAAGTATAATAGTGAGGAAAGTAGTTTACCGAATGTTAGTTCGAGTGATTCCACTTTTTTGTGGAATTGTATCGAGAACATTTTTAAATATAAAATTATAGCTTAAATTATATGAGCGAACAAAAAAATAATCCAGAAATAGATGCTTGTATAAAAACAATACAAGATTTATTGGCGGATACAAATCAGCTTTTTGAGATTCCAGAAGCACAAAGAGTCGCACTTTTTAAAGTTGCTGGCGAATTATCTCGTCCAAATAGAGATGAATTTCAGCGAAGAAGAAAAGATGCTAAAAAAGCGGCAAAACGAAAGCAAATTGAAAGCGATAAACATGCAAGAAAATCAACCGGAATTCGTTCTGCAAGAGAAGCAGCCTTGTTTGTGGCACCAAAATTATTAGGTGCAGCTGCAATTCCAGAAGACACACCAGAATTAGAATCTCCAAGAAATTGCTACGTTTGTAAAGCAGTTTTTACAAAATTGCATCATTTTTATGATACCATGTGTACAGATTGTGGCGATTTGAATTATGCCAAACGTTTTCAAACGACAGATTTAACAGGACAGGTTGCTGTAATTACAGGTTCTCGTTTAAAAATTGGCTATCATATTACTTTAATGGCTTTACGTTCTGGAGCAACTGTAATTGCTACGACTCGTTTTCCTGCAGATTCTGCCATTCGTTTTGCAAAAGAAGAAGATTATAAAGATTGGAAAGATCGTTTACACATTCATGGTTTGGATTTAAGACACATTCCAAGTGTGGAAATTTTCTGTAATTATATAGAACAGAAATACGATAGATTAGATATTCTCATCAACAATGCAGCACAAACTGTAAGAAGACCATCAGGTTTTTACGCTCATATGATGGAAAATGAAAAGAAACCAATTGATCAACTTCCAATATTAGCACAGACTTTATTAGAAAATCATGCTGAATGTTTGAAAGAAATATCAGATTTAAGTATTTCATCAACAAAAACAGCTAAAAATAATGTGTTGCCAGTAACTTGGCATGGACCAGAACCAGGAATAGGCTTAAGAAATTCAGCTGAATTGTCTCAAATTCCTTATAGTTTCGACAATTCTTTACAAACAGCAGAAGTTTTTCCTGAAGGAAAATTAGATGCAGATTTACAACAAGTAGATTTAAGAAAAACCAATAGTTGGCGTTTGCGTTTGGGCGAAATCGAAACCACAGAAATGGTAGAAGTTCAGTTAGTAAACGCAGTTGCACCTTTTGTTTTGTGTAATCGTTTGTCTAATTTAATGATGAAAGAAAACACAGGAAAGAAACATATTATTAACGTTTCTGCGATGGAAGGGAAGTTTCATAGATTTAAAAAAGTAGACAGACATCCACATACAAATATGGCAAAAGCGGCTTTAAATATGTTAACGCATACTTCTTCAGCAACTTTTGCAAAGAAGGGAATTTACATGAATGCTGTAGATACAGGTTGGGTTACAGATGAAGATCCTGCTGAATTGTCTAAAAAGAAAGAAGAAGTGCATGATTTTCAACCTCCTTTAGATATTGTTGATGGAGCAGCAAGAGTAATGGATCCGTTAATTGATGGAATTAATACTGGAAAACATTGGTCAGGAAAGTTTTTGAAAGACTATTTCCCTATTGATTGGTAAAAGCCCCTTTAATTCCCCAAAGGGGAAAACACTCTTATGTTCTTATTTTATGGAGCAATATGTCCGTAAATATTTGTGAAACACTCTCTTTTTCTTAATTTTCCAAAAGAAAAAAATAATTTGGTTATCTATTTTATTAAAAATATTATCAGTAAACATCTGTGTAATCTGTGAAATTCGTGGTTTTTTCTCTGTGAAAAAACTCTGTGAATCTCTGTGAAATAACTACTTAATTATAGAAGCTAAAACCTCCCAAACTGTATTTGCCATAATTTTATGTCCTTTTACATTTGGGTGAATTCCATCATTCTGATTTAAAGAAGCAATGCCACCAACATCTTTTAAAATAAAAGGAATAAAAGCGATTTTGTTTTCTTTGGCAACATCAATAAATAATTGTTTGAATTCGGTTGTGTAGTCCAAGCCCATATTTGGTGGTAACTGCATGCCTGCTAAAATGATTTTGGTTTTCGGGCTTTTTTTCTTCACAACATCAATAATAGCTTGTAAATTAGATTTTGTTTCAGTTAATTGTACGCCTCTTAATCCATCATTTGCTCCTAATTCTAAAAGAAATATTTCAGGTTTATTTTTTATTACCCAATCAATTCTACTTTTTCCACCAGCAGTTGTTTCTCCACTTACGCCAGAGTTTAAAACAGTATAATTCAGTCCTATAGAATCTATTTTTTGCTGTAAAATTGCTGGAAAAGCATCATTTGTATCGTTCAAACCATAACCAGCAGTAATACTATCTCCAAAACAAAGAATCGTTTTGTTTGTGGCTGATTTTTCTTCAGTTTTAGTGTTTGTTACTTCTTTTGTTGAAGTATTATTTTCGGTTGACTTTTTTTCTTTCTCATTTCCACAAGAAATCAGCAAGAATGCAATTATAAAATAACATAACTTTATGAGTTTAGAAGAACTAAATATTGGTTTAGATGCTTGAATTTCCTTATTTTTAACCTTGAACATTAGTCGCTTCATAAATTATAATTATTTAGATGTCAAAGATATTAAAGATAACTGGTTTAGAAAAAACATATACCAGTGGTAACAAAGAATTAACGGTTTTACGAGATATTTCTTTTGAAGTAGAAGCAGGGCAAACTTTCTCGATTGTTGGGCCTTCTGGAAGTGGAAAAACTACTTTATTGGGTATTTGTGCAGGTTTAGATCAGCCAAATGCAGGAAATGTAGAATTATGTGGGCAAAATTTAAGTAGTTTAAATGAAGACGAACGTGCGCAATTAAGAAATAAGGAAGTCGGTTTTATTTTTCAAAATTTTCAATTATTACCAACACTTACGGCATTAGAAAATGTGAGTGTTCCCTTGGAATTACAAGGTGCAAAAGATGCTACTGCAAAAAGTAGAATCTTGTTAGAAAAAGTTGGTTTGGGAGATCGTGTGAATCATTATCCGTCTCAACTTTCTGGTGGAGAACAACAAAGAGTTGCTTTGGCAAGGGCTTTTTCGAACTCGCCATCTATTTTATTTGCTGATGAACCCACAGGGAATTTAGACGAAGAAACTGGAGAAAAAGTAATTAAATTACTGTTTGATTTGAACAAAGAAAACGGAACAACTTTGGTAATTATTTCTCACGATTTAGAATTGGCAAATCGTACACAACAAATATTACGATTAAAAGGAGGGAAAATAATATCGAACGAATTGACAGCTACATTGTGAAAAACGATTTAACCAACAAAAATTTACAAATTTCTTGGCTTTTAAAAATGGCTTGGAGAGATGCCAAAGCCAGTAAAGTACGCTTGTTATTATTTATGGCGTCTATTATTTTAGGAATTTCGGCTGTAGTTTCCATTCAATTATTTAGCACCAATTTAAAGGACAATATTAAAAGTCAGTCTAAAACGTTAATGGGTGCAGATTTTATTATCGATTCCAGACAAGAACCTACAGAACGTGCAAAAGCAATTATAGATTCTTTAAAACCAAATGCATCTGAAGTCAATTTTGTGTCGATGATTGTATTTCTAAAAAGTGGAAACACAAAATTGGTAAAAGTTCGTGGTTTGGAAGGTGATTTTCCTTTTTATGGAGAAATAAAAACCGCTCCAGAAAATGCTTCATCAGAATATCAAAAAGATGGAGGAGCTTTAGTTGATGCTACTTTATTACTTCAATTTAATGCACAAGTTGGCGATTCTATAAAAGTTGGTGAAGTAAAAATTCCGATTGCTGGCGCCTTAAAATCCATTCCAGGAAGTTCTGCCATTTCGAGTTCTATTGCCCCCACAGTAATTATTCCTTATCGTTTTATTGACGCTACAAAATTATTACAATTTGGAAGTAGAAAAGAATATCAATATTTCTACAAAGTTTCTGATACATTGAATTTAACACGATTAGAAAACAAAATAGGTAAAGTATTAGATTCAGAAAATGCAGATTTAGATACACACACAAGTACCACAGAACGTTTAGGAAGACGTTATGATACTGTTGGTAAATTCTTGAATTTAGCCGCTTTTATTGCCTTATTATTAGGTTGCATTGGTATTGCAAGTTCTGTACATATTTATATCAAAGAAAAATTAAAAGCCATTGCAGTTTTAAAATGTATGGGCGCATCAAGATTGCAAAGTTTCTTGATTTTTTTGTTTCAAATTGCAGGAATTGGAATTATTGGAGGTTTTATAGGATCGTTAATTGGTGTTTTATTGCAACTTTTATTCCCTTATTTACTGAATGAGTTTTTACCATTTACTTTAGAAATTAGTATTTCTTTTCAACCCATTTTAATCGGTATTTTATTAGGATTATTTATGTCGATTTTATTTGCATTATTGCCTTTACTTCGAACTTGGTATGTTTCTCCTTTAGATGTTTTAAGAGTTGATGA harbors:
- a CDS encoding acetolactate synthase large subunit, whose protein sequence is MKTSDIIIQALENEGVEYIFGLPGEENLDVLESIRKSDKIEIIITRHEQGAGFMAATYGRLTGKPGVCMSTLGPGATNLVTPTAYAQLGAMPMVILTGQKPIKESKQGKFQILDVVEMMQPLTKFTKQITYGKNSGAIIREAFRRSQEERPGAVHLEIPEDVAKEEVEKPHFFNVENIKIPSANKDSVLDACKMIIAAKKPLLLIGAGANRKRASEALTDFVKTLKIPFFNTQMGKGIIDERNPLYIGTAALSSNDFIHEAIENADLIINVGHDSIEKPPFIMNADDERKVIHINFFAAEINEVYFPQLNVIGDIASTIKELTSQLKDNSKKWNNDFYLKVKENVSNHLAKYEEDNRFPILPQRLVKITRDILPEDGIVTLDNGIYKIWFARNFPAYAQNTLILDNALATMGAGFPSAMMAKKLNPDKKVISVNGDGGFMMNSQELETAIRMKLDLVIIILNDNAYGMIEWKQEGEGFPKFGLEYKNPDFVKYAESFGAFGYRPTSIKDFEEILAKTLDLKGIHIIDLAVDYSLNHKILNVLLKENSKK
- a CDS encoding MFS transporter codes for the protein MKKSVSEKVYFFFNTDDKNVDEHLPRNYFLLLISSIFTKLGDTLSNPKTVLAWIMNYINAPVYMISFIVPIRESGSMLPQIFLASYIKTKAKRKWIYVSGSIFQFASILAIGLIAYFFEGVFAGGLIILFLIIFSLSRSLCSVSSKDVLGKTIPKDRRGKLKGYTVSVSGILVLLTGLFMMYKSKSDASLLFYSGILVFASSMWLISAFIYSKIKEPKSEVEENKDTWKEVLQRIKIVKKDTHFRNFIIARSLLLCSALTAPFYVLLAQENIGKESYLLGLFIIANGVASILSAPVWGRMADISSKNVMSFATIIASILGIVMFIIIEVFVDFSKVFWLYPVAFFILGIAHSGVRLGRKTYVVNMAEGNKRTDYVAVSNTIIGLILLVTGGISALASLFSVELVLLVLSIFGILGAFMSYKLPNVEAE
- a CDS encoding peroxiredoxin-like family protein; amino-acid sequence: MIKPREKAPNLEINLVNDTKWSLQDQTPENFTMLVFYRGKHCPVCKKQLEELQKKKDEFTERGVNLIAISSDTEEVAKETYKEWDIEDIPVGYDFPIEEARKWGLFISEGIKNEPKHFTEPGLFLIHKDGTVYWESIQSMPFGRSPLREVLGGIDYILKEGYPARGEA
- a CDS encoding NAD(P)-dependent alcohol dehydrogenase, with the translated sequence MSEKIKAYGTEAADKDLQQMEIERRAILKNDVKIDILYCGVCHSDIHAAKNDWGNANYPLVPGHEIIGKVIEVGAEVKNYKEGDLVGVGCMVDSCKECGACEDDLEQFCENGMVGTYNGKDKHSGDRTFGGYSTSIVVREEFVLKVPTNLDTKAVAPLLCAGITTFSPLNHWKIKKGDKVGIIGLGGLGHMGIKFASAMGAETYMITTSEGKAEDAKKLGADDVIISKNKDEMKKHAGSFDFLLNTVPVKHDINPYLQILKRDSTMVMVGAIEPLEPMNGGNLIMGRKRVAGSLIGGIKETQEMLDFCGEHNITSEIEMIDMQDINKAFERVTNNDVKYRFVIDMKTLKEA
- a CDS encoding YihY/virulence factor BrkB family protein; translation: MQAKTIIKDFPKLLKKTGSNWLDSGPFELSAIVAYYAILSLPALIVIILNLVGNIWGREIVEGELLDEITSAVGIQTAESIRVMMLDRGDESVSIFTTIIGVGTLIYGATGVFYQLQAAFDKIWKVKENPNTNGFIKMIIDRLKSFGFILIIGFLLLISFVLTALISAFSRRIEVFVPDNLFEYIYVVDFLMSILFIYILFAAMFKYLPSKKVRWRAVKVGAGLTAILFVVGKYLLAWYFSEMDPGSTYGAAGSVILIMLWVSYSSLILFFGAHFTKVYADTYLNNNDEIIIKE
- a CDS encoding NAD-dependent succinate-semialdehyde dehydrogenase is translated as MKKTTTINPATEEEIKSYERISPKEAKEKVAKANEAYQTWKKTSFEERSKLMNKLATIFEENIEEYAQLATQEMGKIIKQSRAEIEKCAKICRYYADNIEELLADEVIKTEAKKSYVTFQPLGVTLAVMPWNFPFYQVIRFAAPAVMTGNTGVLKHASNVQGCAFALEDAFKKAGFPNGVFTNLNLESKDIKAVIEDKNIVAVTLTGSEPAGRSVAKIAGENLKKTVLELGGSDAYIILEDADLEKATDLATYGRLQNNGQTCIAAKRFIVLEEIYDDFLKLFTKKMKDAKMGEPTNEDVYYGPMARVDLRDELHEQVEKTIKQGGKLVLGGKIPDRKGAYYPATILADLKAGMTGFDEELFGPVASVIKAKTEEEAIELANNSTFGLGSGVITGDSKRGEKVALQLEAGNSFVNKLVASDPRLPFGGIKNSGYGRELSSYGIREFVNTKSIWID